A single region of the Actinomycetota bacterium genome encodes:
- a CDS encoding 2-oxoacid:acceptor oxidoreductase family protein: protein MIHEAIFAGFGGQGVMLIGQLLSYSAMKEGKKVTWMPSYGPEMRGGTANCSVVVSDEEIVSPVVDNPNLVIAMNLPSLEKFGPMIKEGGTLIINTSLVDKDLKKYPDKVDIFKISATDKATELGNKMAANMVALGALIAKTEIVDLKTLKESLKEVLKGKSEAIIELNKKALKLGYDLAKK from the coding sequence ATGATTCATGAAGCGATATTTGCAGGATTTGGGGGACAAGGTGTTATGCTTATAGGTCAATTATTGTCATATTCTGCAATGAAGGAAGGGAAAAAGGTAACCTGGATGCCATCTTATGGTCCTGAAATGAGAGGTGGAACAGCTAATTGCTCGGTGGTAGTTTCTGATGAAGAAATTGTATCACCAGTAGTGGACAATCCGAATTTAGTTATAGCAATGAATCTCCCTTCATTGGAAAAATTTGGTCCTATGATAAAAGAAGGCGGAACACTTATTATAAATACATCCCTTGTTGATAAGGATTTAAAAAAATATCCTGATAAAGTAGATATATTTAAGATTTCAGCTACAGATAAAGCAACAGAACTTGGTAATAAAATGGCAGCAAATATGGTAGCTTTAGGAGCACTGATTGCAAAAACTGAGATAGTTGACCTTAAAACTCTTAAAGAAAGCTTAAAAGAAGTTCTTAAGGGTAAAAGTGAAGCTATAATAGAGCTGAATAAAAAAGCTCTTAAATTAGGATATGATTTAGCCAAAAAATAA
- the ablA gene encoding lysine 2,3-aminomutase — MRDYKKIKKWGNVTTNQWRDWKWQMQNRITSVEQLIDIIELTEKEIEGINASLKKLRMAITPYYTMLMDPYNPECPVRKQAVPSPLELIPSPTDMIDPLAEDRDSPVSRITHRYPDRILFLVTDQCGSYCRHCTRRRYAGKTDKAATDKEIDIALDYIRNTLTVRDVLLSGGDPLTMSNERLEKILIKLREIPHVEIIRIGSRLPCTLPYRITEELCNMLKKYHPIYINTHFNHPKELTDESISALQKLVDSGIPVGNQTVLLRGINDNISVMKNLCLDLMQAKVRPYYIYQCDLSEGIEHFRTTVGKGIEIIEALRGHISGLAVPTYVIDAPGGGGKIPVSPQYLISIGDGKTILRNYEGAISVYTEPEKLAGKEAPYYKSKRVFAPDQGPTKLISSKGVSMWPGRVTYYRKKDEEIKPEWLKNKEKRKLNNKEEL; from the coding sequence ATGAGGGATTATAAAAAGATAAAAAAGTGGGGGAATGTAACCACAAACCAATGGAGAGATTGGAAATGGCAAATGCAAAATCGAATAACATCTGTTGAGCAGCTAATAGATATAATAGAACTAACTGAGAAGGAAATAGAAGGCATAAATGCATCTTTAAAAAAACTCAGAATGGCTATAACTCCATATTATACTATGCTAATGGATCCATATAATCCAGAATGCCCGGTTAGAAAACAGGCTGTTCCATCACCTTTGGAACTAATACCATCTCCAACAGATATGATAGATCCCTTGGCAGAGGATAGAGATTCACCTGTCTCTCGAATAACACATAGATATCCCGATAGGATTCTCTTTTTAGTTACAGATCAGTGTGGATCATACTGTAGACACTGTACAAGGAGAAGATATGCAGGTAAAACTGATAAAGCAGCAACAGACAAAGAGATAGATATTGCTTTAGATTATATTAGGAATACGCTTACAGTCAGAGATGTTCTGTTGTCTGGTGGTGATCCTCTTACTATGTCAAATGAAAGATTAGAAAAGATACTAATAAAATTAAGAGAAATTCCTCATGTAGAGATTATTAGAATTGGTTCTCGTCTTCCTTGCACTTTACCATATAGAATAACAGAAGAGCTTTGCAATATGTTAAAAAAGTATCATCCTATCTATATCAATACCCATTTCAATCATCCCAAAGAACTAACAGATGAATCAATAAGTGCACTTCAAAAACTTGTTGATTCGGGAATTCCTGTTGGAAATCAGACTGTACTGCTCAGAGGGATCAATGACAATATATCTGTAATGAAGAACCTTTGTCTTGATCTCATGCAAGCTAAGGTGAGACCCTATTATATATATCAATGCGATTTATCAGAAGGAATAGAGCATTTTAGAACAACAGTTGGCAAAGGCATTGAAATTATAGAAGCATTGAGAGGACATATATCAGGATTAGCAGTACCAACCTATGTGATTGATGCTCCAGGTGGAGGGGGTAAAATCCCAGTAAGTCCTCAATATTTAATTTCTATAGGGGATGGCAAGACAATATTAAGAAATTATGAGGGAGCAATATCAGTATATACAGAACCTGAAAAATTAGCTGGAAAAGAAGCGCCATACTATAAATCTAAGAGAGTTTTTGCTCCTGATCAAGGCCCGACCAAACTT
- a CDS encoding 2-oxoglutarate oxidoreductase, whose product MKTLEDVVTHYCPGCGHGIVHRLVADAIDRLGIREKTIGIAPIGCSVLIYNYLNFDFQEVPHGRAPAAATGIKRAQPDKVVFTYQGDGDLASIGTAEIVHAANRGENITTIFINNAIYGMTGGQMAPTTLLDQKTTTSPYGRNSTSTGFPLKVCELLSSLDGVAYLERVSVSSPKNVVKAKRVIKHAFEVQLANKGFSLVEVLSQCPMNWHMSPIDSVKWVDDVMSKTFPLKKFKDTERGRS is encoded by the coding sequence ATAAAAACCTTAGAGGATGTTGTAACCCATTACTGCCCGGGTTGTGGACATGGAATAGTTCATAGGTTAGTTGCAGACGCAATAGATAGATTAGGAATAAGGGAAAAGACAATAGGCATTGCACCTATAGGGTGTTCAGTTTTAATTTACAACTATTTAAATTTTGATTTTCAAGAGGTGCCTCACGGAAGAGCTCCAGCAGCAGCAACAGGAATAAAAAGAGCTCAACCAGATAAGGTTGTTTTTACATATCAAGGTGATGGAGATTTAGCATCTATAGGAACAGCCGAGATAGTTCATGCAGCAAATAGAGGTGAGAATATAACTACTATATTTATTAATAATGCAATATACGGAATGACTGGGGGGCAGATGGCTCCTACAACACTCTTAGATCAGAAGACGACAACTTCTCCCTATGGAAGGAATTCAACTTCTACGGGATTTCCACTTAAAGTTTGTGAACTTTTATCTTCATTGGATGGAGTAGCGTATTTAGAAAGAGTTAGTGTTAGCTCACCAAAAAATGTTGTGAAGGCTAAAAGAGTTATTAAACATGCATTTGAAGTTCAACTCGCAAATAAGGGATTTTCACTTGTAGAAGTACTTTCGCAATGTCCAATGAATTGGCATATGAGTCCAATTGATTCTGTAAAATGGGTTGATGATGTTATGTCAAAGACTTTTCCCCTAAAAAAATTCAAAGATACTGAACGGGGCAGGTCTTGA